GTCTACGACTCTGGCGGATAATGAACCTGTTGACGGTTACTATTGTACCAACTTAGATCCGGATGCTGTAGATTTTAATGCTGCTTATATGGCGAAATACGGCTCTGTTGACGGCATTGCAGCAGCAGATTATGATGCCCTGAGAATTTTGAAAATAGCAATCGAGACAGTGGGATCAACCGATGATCCGGGTGCGATTCGAGATGCGATCGTTGGCATCACAAATTACGAAGGCGCGACGACTATCTCTCATTTTGATGAGAACCGTAATCCGGTTAAAAGTGTCGGGGTACGACAAATTCTGAATGGAATGCCGCAGGCTGACATCATTGAGGCAACGCCAGAGGATGGTGCAACTGAATAGTTACAAACGTTTCAAAGGCAGTTGTATTTCAAAAGTGGATGAGTTCTCATTTCGGTGAGAATTCGTTCGCTGCTAACCCTAATGAAGAGAGATCCGAGATGAAGTTTAAAACTTTTACATTTATATTTTTCTTTGCTATTGCTGGATTGGTTGCCGGTATGATCGGCTGTGAGCGAGTGGCGCAAGTTTTTGAACCTGCTACTCAGCCAGAGGGGTTCAGTGGGGAAATTCCTATTGGTGTTGTCTTGCCTCAGACGGGAGACTTAGGGCCGGGGGAATTCGGGCCAGGTGCCTTGGTGATGGAAAATAGTTTTAATATGGCACTTGAGGAGATTAACACCTCACAACTACTCGGCGATGTGAGCCTTAAATTCATTACTGAGGACGATATGAGTACTGTAGAGGGTGCCATTGAGGCTTTCAATAAACTGATCCACCAAGACAAAGTGTCTGTTATTCTGGGTGTCTGGACCTCACAGGTTGCAAAATCTGTTTTTCCAATTGCACAGGAAAATGGAGTCGTGGCTTTTAGTCCTGTCGTCGTGGCCGCTGGCTTGGCGGAGATCGGTGAATTTATATTCCGAGCGAGTCACTCTACAGATGTATTAATTCCCAGCGGTGTTAAGGTGACACAGGAGAAACTGGGTTACCAGCGAGTTGCGACGATAGCAGATACGGTCGATTTCGCTTCGCGGGTGAGTGATGAAGGATATAGAAAAGCCCTCGCTGATAGCGGCGTTGAGGTGGTAACTACGGAGACTTTTGAAACCGGGGACACCGATTTTTCCGATCAATTAACTCGGATAAACGCATTGAATCCGGACGCTATTTTTGTTTCAGCGCAACAGATAGAGGTTATTAAAATTCTCACCCAGGGGCGTGAACTTGGAATTTCTGCGGATGTTCCGTTTATTAGCATCGTTTTGTCTGTGGATGAAATCCGAAGTGCTGGGGCTGCGGCTGAGGGAGCGATTACCTTCACGGATTGGGTCAGTACAGCAGACACACCGGGAAATCAGGCTTTTGTTCAGAATTACACCGCAAGATACGGTATGGAACCCAGCGTTTGGGCTGCACAGCCGTATGCCGCAGTCTATATCCTTGCGGAAGCGATTACAAACGCCCAATCAACGGATTCAAAAGCGATTGCTGCTGCACTTGCTGACATTAAAGATTTTGACACTATTTTGGGTAAGTTCTCTTTCGATGCCAACGGAGACGCAATCTATGACCCGGTCGTTCTGATTGTGAAGAATGGCAAACTTGAGGTTTTCGAGTAGGGACGTGTCTGATTAAATGGAAAGCGCGCTGTGGCGGATTTTCAAATCCCGTCGTAGCGCGCTTTACTTTTTTTCAGTGCCAGACGATTTTGCACTACTCAAATACGAGATGTGCAACGACCCCCGCATGGTCGGAGGGCCACAACCCAGAGGCTAACCGATTTGAAGGTTTATCGCCTACGGTGTGTGTCATGACAGAAGTTGGTAGTTCCAGGTTTCGGACAAAGATCTGGTCAATCCGGACAGAGAGATCACTCACCTCGTTGAGGATGTCATCGTCTTGGCAACAAGTTTTACCAGTGCCTTCGGAGTCCATCTGCCAAACGTCAACATACCCCGCCGACAGTAAAATTTGATAAGCAGTGCCGTCTGGTGCTCTTGTATTAAAATCCCCTAACAGGATGATTGGTAAAGTTTCGTCTTGAAGGTTATTTACGAGTTCTTGTGCTTGTGCCACTCGGCTTCCCTGTCCTAATTCCTCTGCCTCCAAATGTGTATTAATAACGCGGTAGGTAACACCTGAAACGGTAGCATCTACGGCGACGTAACCTCTTTGCACTTCAAGCCCAAGCATTTCAATTGTGAGTGCCTTTGTGTAGTTAACACTCATAGGTCGCGATACCACGACATCGCTGCGAGACAGTATCACATCGTAGTCGGTTAAACGGACATCATCAATGCCGGTATCGGTGAACATCGGCATCTCAATATCCAGATTTTCAACTTGGGCAGCGACTTGATAACTTAAGCCTTCCGCTTGAAGCGCGTCCATCAGAATTTGGAGAAAATCCAGGACAACTTCTTCAGCTTCAACAAGTCCACCGGTAATCCGATCGCCTGGGCTTTGTCGGCGAATTAACGAAATCTCTTGTAATCCGATAAGATGCGGTTGATAGGCTTTTATAGACTGAGCAATTGCCGCAGCACGACTTGGAAAGTCTGATGCTATAACCGCGTTATACATGTTAGCGACTTCCTGGGGCACCTGTAACAGATTCTCTACAGTTAAAAGTCCGTCTGGACTGCCTCCAACATAAACGTTGTAGGTCATCACTGTGAGTGGTTCCGCTTCCAGTGTACTGTCATCGGGTAGCATCGGGGCTGGTATTCTTTCGCAACCCGAAAGGCTCAATAGAATTCCAAACAACAGCACCATAATTTTCATGGAGCTGACAAATTTTGAAAACTTGCTATAAAAATTCAGTTTTTTTACCATATTCATCTCCAATGTCTCAGTTTTTAAATTGAGGCAACTTTGCTAAGCGGCAATCTTCTAACCGCAACCAATATTGATTTTCCATTACACGTGAAAAAACTGTGCCAAAAAGAGAATACCATAAACCCGCCTACATGTCAAACTGAAATTATTCAACTGCTTTCGCTTGACATTTGTCTACTTTCCGACTATACTTAAGGCAGTTTATAGAAGACGCATGGAGGTATATATCATAGTGAAATTCCGCTATCAATTTTGTTCGTACGACTCGAGTTCAGCACTCATAGCTGTTTTGGTGGCAACACTACTTTTTGTTGGGTGCAGTCAAAAGATAGGGACACCGGAGGCTTCTCAAACGGCATCGCTCACTGGGACAATTGTTGAAATCGACGACCATGGCAATGCTGTGACCGATCTGGAAATTGACCCATTCACCAAACGCGGTTGGAAACTCGGGGACACGCTCGAAGCAGCGTTTGAGACTGGACAGAAAATTCAGATAAAATTCGTTGAAAACTACGGCGATGTACCTGTTGGCGACTATTTGGGCAGGTTTTCGACATCTACCAAACAATTCAAACTTGCGATTAACATGGGCAACATCTCTGACACCTTGAAGTTGAAGACCAAGAGTAAAGTAGTGCTTCAGAAAGTAGAATCGCTTTCAGCAGATTGAGTAAGCCTATCGCGGTGGATAAACAATGTCTATTATGTATCAGCATACTCTCAAACAATATTCCATGTAAAAGAAGGAATTGATAGATGTCTTCGCAACGCCAGACAATGATTAAAGAGACAATTAAAGGTTGTATGCGTGCTAAGCTGCTGTCCTATAAACCTGAAGTGAGGAATATGCCTTTTCATCATCGTTTGCTCGGTAAAGATAGCATAGCTTTATTTTTTTTCATTCACTCCTTGAATACAAAATTTAGCACCTTGTTTTATGAACCAGTAGCAATTGCACTCGCAAGAGGAAGATTTAAGGTTGCAGAAGCCCAAGTTAAGCCTTTTAATAGGATTAGTACTGATGCACAGCAACAGATTCAGACCATAATGGATGAACTCTGGGTCGCAGAAAGGAAACCCAATAAATGTATTGAAATGAAAGAGATCAGACAGGTTTGCCAAACTGGAACTTTGAAACAAGTGAAACAGACCCCGGTGGACCTCTGGCTCGAAAATTATGATGGTGCGTTATTTTTGATTGATTTGAAACCTGTGAAACCCAGTTGGAATCATATTGAGGGATACAAACGAACCCTCCTAAAATGGACAGCAGCCGAATTAGCACGAGATCCAGGGGCAGCTGTAAACACAATGATTGGCATTCCTTACAATCCTTACGAACCAAAACGTTATGAACGATGGACACTGAAAGGAATGTTAGATTTACAGCACGATATTTTGATAGCAGAAGAACTCTGGAATTTTATCGGTGGCGAGGGAACCTACGCGGATTTGTTGGATGCTTTTGAACTTGCTGGTATTGAGTTAAGACCCGAAATTGATAGTTACTTTGAGAAATTCAGATATGAAGGTTGACAATGCCTTTGATAAAACGGAATTACTCCAATACCTCAGCACTGCCTACGGTTTACCTTTGAAGTCCATAACCTTTTTTCCAGAAGGTGAAGATAGCTACGGTTATGTTGTCGCGTCTGAAACAGGTGAAAAGTTTTTTGCAAAAGCTTCAACTTCTGTGCCGAATAGTTGCTTACAGGTTGCATCACTTTTACGGCATCAGTGCAGTATATCTGGTATTGTCGCGCCTTTAGAAACGCTGGCAGGGACACTCAGCGTTCCGTGGCAAGATTTTAGGGTCTCGTTGTTTCCGTTCATTGAGGGCAAAAGCCGTTGGGATTTGTGGAAGGTCGGTAAAGATTTCACGGATGCAGAACTCTCACAAACAGCGGCATTACTCGCAACAATCCATGGATGCCCAGATGCAGTTGCGTCTAATAACCTGACAGTCGCAACGTATGACTTGCCTTTACGGCATGAACTTCACAGGGTGCTTGAGGCACCGGGGAAGATACCGCCTCAGAATCAATACCAGAAGCAGTTAATCGAGGCGATTACGCAACACAGTTCAGAGATTTTACAGACACTTGAGAGATATGATGGTCTCGGATGTTCAGCATCGGCACTACAAACACCTTTTGTCATTACACATGGCGATCCGACACCCGGCAATCTCATTATAGATGCTGAAAACCGACTTCACATAATTGATTGGGATGGTGTCTGCTTGGGTCCACCTGAAAAAGACTTGGTCTCTTTCACAGGCGAACGGTTTGAGGTGGTTTTAGAAAGTTATCTTGCGGAACGACGGAACGGTGCTGCCCTATACGCGGATATTTTCGGGTTTTATATCTACGAATGGACGCTCAATGAGATCCGAGATTACGGCACCAAAATCCTCTTTAAAAACAGTGACACGCAGCAGAACGAGTATGATTGGGAGAGTTTGCAAGACTATCTTCCACCTGATAGGATGTCAATGGAAGATGGTATTGCGGCTGTCCGAAATACACTCGGTAGGTATAGTTTCTTACCGAAAAACAGTGGAGGTTAGATGATGTCTCAAATCAAATCCGTACTACTCTGGGAAAACCAACGGCGTTATGTCCGAGAAGCGATTGATGCTGGTACGCTCAAAGGCGCAATTATTCCCACGGGTAGCACAGAGCAACACAACGAACACTTGGCGATGTATCACGATACGCAAAGTGCTGTCTATGTCTCCAAATTAGCAGCTGAAAAGTTGTTCCCACAGGTGATCGTCACAACACCTCTGGCGATTGGCGTATCCGAACACTGGATGGATCATAAGGGGACTCTCACACTTCGTGCCGAAGTCTTCGGCGAGGTGCTTTATGATGTCGCCGATAGCATGCGTCGGCACGGGATCGACAACATCCTAATTGTCAACGGGCATGCGGGCAACGCGGGTCCCGTGCATGAACGGTTGGATGGCTACCGAGAGAAACTCGGCATTAACATCGAATTCCATTCCTATTGGGAAGCATACACCGCGGAGTTAGTGCAAGAACAAATGGAATCAGGCGTCTGTCCTGGACACGCAGCGGAGTTTGAGACGGCGTTTGCGCTCGCTGCTTTTGCGGAAAATGTTGATTGGAACGGTGTGGATTACGACAGCGCGAAACTCACCATCTCCAATGAAGGTCAAGCGAAATCCGATCGCGAATATCACCATCAAGCAAAACTCGCTACAGCCGACAAAGGGCATGCGATGATTGATGTCGCTGTGGACTGGGTCGCGGAAAAGATGCAGGGGATGCTTTAATAGTTATTGGTTGTCAGTACGGTTTTTCTCTGAAAAACCTTTCGGTTGTCAGTTAAAGAGGGTTGTGGCAGTGTTAGCAAATGTTCCAGCCACAAGTTGTTAACCGATAACTGACAACCGATAACTGACAACTATTAAAACTGATAACCGATGACGACTCTAATGTCCGTCAAGAGCCTTTCGCACCCCGTCACCCTGGTCACGCCACCAACTGTAGAGGATGGAAATATCGGTGCCGATACAGAAATGCCGAACCCCCATATCCAGATAGCGTTTTGTGTCGTCGGCACTTCCGATTTCGGCGCGCGGCGGGACTCCCATCTTTATGGCGGTCTTAAACACCTTGTCATGCGCCTCTTGGATTTCAGGGGCACCGCGTTGACCGACCATCCCGATACTCATAGAGTAATCCGAACCGCCCCACTGAATCATATCAACGCCTTCAACAGACAGCACCTCTTCAAGGTTGTCAACTGTCCCTTTTTTCTCAATCATAATGACGTTGACGACATCACGGAGTGCTTGGACGTATTCTGGCCCGCCGCCGTAACCCATATAGGAAAATCGGCGGGTGGCTACACCGTAGCTGCCCCCATCTTCGGGTGTATCTGCGCGTGTGATACGAACGCATTCCTTGACATCTTCAACATTCTGACAATCCGCGTAAAGCACACTTTGGAAGCCTGAGCCGATTGCACGCTGTGCGATGAAGCCCCGCGGTTCTTGGTCAACCTTAATCATCGTAGAGATGTTATGAAGTTCTGCTGCCCGACACAGGTTATCCAGATCATGCAGATCAAACGGACCGTATTCCCCAACGAATTCAACGTAGTCATACAGCCCTGTATGCCCAATCGCTTCAACGATGGAGGGCCAAGTGGTATGGATATGTGTGCCGACGGTGGGTTTATCAGCGTTGAGTAGTTCTCTAAATGTATTTTTCCTCATGAATTGCTCCTCTGTTTTTGGGTATAGGACGTAGCGTTCAAGCCTCTATTAACTTACCAAATATCTGTACTTTTTACAACAACTTTTGGTGCGAAAGGTTATCAAAAAACGCTTGTTTATTGACCCGATTTCTGTTAGACTTATAACATCTAACTCGGATTTATCAATTTATCCAAACCCCCTTCCTTCAAGACACAGATAGAGGTTTCTCATGAAAAACTTAATGACACTCCCCAAAAATTTTGATGATTACTTGACGATTGAAAACGCTGATCTCCGTTTCAGAGAGGCGACTGATGTAGCAGAACGCGTTATCGGGGCAGGTGTAGACATCTATCCGAACATGGATCACGCTGCGATCTTCTGTGACCCGCCTCACCTCGTCGCAGACGGTTTGAAACAGCTCGGTTATGTCAACGGGTGGGATGCGCGGTGTTATCCGTCGCCTGTTGACGGTTGCGACTATATCAACGTCTCTGCGCAATTGCCCGCAGAGAGTCCGGCACACAGCGAAGGGTGGTTTGATTATGTCGCTGTTGTACACCCCGTTGACAAACTCGCACTGCGACACATGCTCGGACAGGGATACGGCAATCCGTTTATCCATCACCTGACATGGGGACTTGTACCCCCCGAACGCGCCGGTGACGATGATTTTGAATACGCCAATTCCATCGTGCCGTTTATGGTAGAGAAGCGGAGCGTCATCGGTGATGCAATCGGCGATGATCCCGGCACCTTGATTATTGCTTTACCGGAGAACGTCCTTGCCCATCCGAAATTTGAGAAATCTCTGCCGACGTGGCTCGGTAACCTTGACGAAGAAGAATATCAGGTTGAGTCGATGCAAGGTGGCGGTTTTCTGATTCAGTTCTTCGTGCTAACGGGTGGCAGAATTGAGGTCGCCTTGCGTGTAGACACAACGCAGACCTTTAACCCGAAAAGTGTCCACAAGATTTCGGAAGATGAAATTAGTGCTGTGCAGGGTGAATAGATAGGTTTGTTCTTCTTTATTGCGAATTTTGATGTTGATACGGTATAATGCTAATTGACAATTAACTGTTTGTGCAGTCAAAACCGTCTTAGTACTGATGCAACTATCAGTGGGCATTTTAAAATCGATGCTTATCAAAAATGAGATTAGATATGAATCGTAAAAATGTTCCAAAGACAGATTCCATTCAAGAACTCGCGCATTTCTGGGATACATACGACTTAACGGATTTTGAAGACGAACTTGAGGAAGTGGATGAACCCGTTTTTGATTCTCTAATTTCTGTTCAATTGGAACCCGGGGAACTTGAGGTTATTGAAACGCTTGCCAAAGCACATGGAATATCTCCAGCAAATTTAATTCGAGTCCGCGCTTAACTGAGAAAGGTATCCGTGCAGCTTTTCGTTTTGCGGCACAAGCCCTTCGCGCTGATGTCGTTTATCCTATTCACCAATAAAGTTTGATACATAGGGGACTGTCATAATGGCGTATAGCAATTTTACCTTGGCCGAGGTGAAGAAGGTATTTCAAATAGTAGAAACGGTTGAGGTGGAGAATCTTTTTTCGGAGATAGAGCCGGCAGTTCCAAGTTCGGTGCTAACAGCAGTATTGGAACGAAACATGTCGGTAGCCCTTGCTGTTAATACAGAAAAAGCGAAGTCGGAATTGATTGTTGCCAATGTTCTCATTGAACTCCGCGAGAAATTTGAGCGTCGTATTAGCGTTTTCTCGGGCATTGATTTCAACGTTGATGCTGAAAAGGGATTAACAGGGGTCTGTGATTTTTTAGTGAGTTTGTCCCCAGCCCGATTCGTTTTAGAGGCACCTGTCATTATCCTTGTTGAAGCGAAGAAGGATGATCTGACGGTTGGATTAGGGCAGTGTGTCGCCGAGATGCACGCCGCACAACGCTTTAATGCCGAAAATGGAAACGATATTCCTAACGTTTATGGTGCTACGACTTCTGGAACAGAATGGCTCTTCCTCAAATTGGAAGGGCAAAGGCTGTACATTGACACGGAGTTCTACTCTATTCACGAGTGTGACAAAATTCTCGGCATCCTCGCGAGCATGGTGGAGCAAAAAGTGTAGCCCTCCTGGGATGGCTGTAATCTCAGAAACCTGATATAGCGTGTAAAAAAAATAAAAAAGTTTGCAATTAATACACAAATTATGGTATAATATAATAATCAGTAGGATGGTCATATCAAAGACCCTTTTTAATCCAATCCAGAGAGGTTGAAAAAAGGATGCCAGATTACAAGTTGAATCGGACTCAAAATTTAGATTGTCCACCGGACTTAATTGGATGACGCCTTTCTCGTCACATCAGACGGGGGAGGCTTTTTTGTTATTAAGAGATCTTATAGGACAAAAGCAATGGAAATGCGTGAAAAAGCACAAGTGATGAACACCGAAGAAATTCGCCGCGCCTTACTCAGGATCGCTCATGAGATTTTAGAGCGGAACCATAAACATATTGAAGATCTCGTATTTGTTGGTGTTAAAAGCCGTGGGGATTTCATCGCCCATCGCATCGCCGAGAACCTTGAACGCATCGAAAATATTGAAGTCGATGTCGGTGCTATTGATGTTACGCTCTATCGAGATGATATTAATCTCCATGAGACACAGATTCAGGTCAGTAATACTGAACTTCCCTTTGATATTGCTGGCAAAAGGGTTATCTTGGTAGATGAGGTTCTCTATACAGGCCGCACCGTTCGCGCAGCAATGGACGCACTCATGGATTTCGGTAGACCCGCCGCAATCCAATTGGCGACGCTGATCGACAGAGGTCATCGCGAACTGCCAATTGCTGCCGATTACGTCGGCAAAAACGTACCCACATCACGCAGAGAGTTTGTACGGGTGCAGCTTGCCGAGGAAGAGCCTGGCATAGACGCAGCAATCATTTATGAAAGGGAGGGTGAATGAGCGACGCGTGTATCATTAACGGACGTATTATCGATCCAGCGAATAATATTGATGAAGTCGGGAATCTGTTTATCACTGATGGCAAGATTACCAGTATCAGTCACCAGTCCTCAGTCACTGTAGGGGCGAGGTCACCGCGAAGAAACACCCCAGCAAAAACACCGCACGGGGTGGGCAACCTGAAGAAACACCCCAGCAAAAACACCCCTACGGAAACTGGAAACTTCTTTTACGATGCGATGGGACAGGTTGTCGCACCGGGTTTAATCGATATGCATGTCCACCTCCGGGAACCCGGGTTTGAGCATAAAGAGACGATCGCTACTGGCACGGCGGCGGCAGCGGCAGGTGGATTCACCTCTGTTGCTTGCATGGCAAACACCTCACCAGTGATAGATACACCCGAAAAGATTACGCAGATTTATGACATCGCCGAAGCAACGGCGAAGACAAATGTGTTCCCGTTTGGCAGTATTACCAAGGATCTCGCGGGCGAAGAATTGACCGATATGCGTGGAATGCATTCAGCAGGGGCAGTCGGTTTCAGCGATGATGGCGTTACTGTCATGAACGCCGCTCTCATGCGCGACGCACTCGCCTTGAGCGCAGAACTCGGTTTTCCGATCATGGTCCACTGCGAAGAGCATAACCTCAACGCCGGTGCTGTCATGAATCTGGGGGAGACATCCCGAAAACTGGGGCTTATCGGTAGCCCGAACGCTGCAGAAGACATCATCGTCGCGCGCGACATCATGTTAGCGGAGATGACAGGTGGACACCTCCATGTGCTCCACGTCAGCACTGCGGGTGCCGTTAGGTTGATACGTCAAGCGAAAAGACGGGGGGTTCATGTGACTGCTGAGGCGTGTCCACACCACTGGATCCTTACCGATACAGAGGTAGAAAAACAGGGGACGAATGCTAAGATGCATCCGCCGCTCCGCAGACAGACCGATATCGATGCGATCATTAAAGGTTTGTGCGATGGAACAATCGACGCAATTGCCACCGATCATGCACCGCACTCACCTTCCGAAAAGGCACAAGGCATGCTTGAAGCCCCCAACGGAATTATCGGTTTAGAGACATGCCTACCGCTTGTGTTTACATACCTTGTGCAACCGGGACACCTCACATTGGAGGAAGTGATTGCAAAGATGACCGTTATTCCGGCGAATATACTCGGCATTGACCGGGGGACCCTTTCTGTGGGTGCAGTTGGGGATGTTACCGTCATTGATATTGACTCGGTGCATCCAGTTGACGTAACAAAATCTTGTTCAAAAAGTCGCAACACACCTTTCACGGGCTGGGAACTTAAAGGCTGGCAGATGATTACACTTCGGGGAGGGAAGTTAACAGTTAACAGTTACCAGTAAAGAAGTAACCAGTCACCGTAGGGGCGAGGTCACCTCGTCCGCACGGGTTGGGCAACCTGAAGAAACACCCAAGCAAAAACACCCCTACAGAAACTGGAAACTCATACGCTGGAAACTGGAAACTGGAAACTATTAAATATGAAAGCGATTCTGGCATTAGCCGATGGCACAGTTTTTGAGGGCGAGCAGTTTGGCGCGACGGGTGAAACCGTTGGTGAGGTCGTCTTCAATACCAGTATGACAGGCTATCAAGAGGTGTTGACCGATCCTTCCTATAAAGGACAGATCGTCACAATGACATACCCCTTGATAGGTAATTACGGCTGCAACGAAGCAGACGTTGAATCTATCGGTCCACAGGTGGAAGGGTTTGTCGTTCGCGAATATAGCGCATACCATAGCAATTGGCGTTCAAAATGGAGTTTAGATACTTACCTCGCCGAGCATAATATCATCGGCATTCAAGGGATTGATACCCGCGCACTCACTCGCCGCCTCCGAGTTCACGGCGTAATGAATGGATGCCTCTCCACGGAGGATCTGAATCCTGAAAGTCTTGTTGCGAAAGCCAAAGCGTGGCACGGCTTGATCGGTTGGGATTTGGTGCAACGCGTGACATGCCCGAATCCGTATGCATGGCGGAATAGTTATCAGTCATCAGTTATCAGTGGTCAGTTAAGAGATGGATCTGTTAAATCAGAATCCTCTTTAACGGATAACGGACAACGGACAACGGATAACTATAAAGTTATTGCCCTTGATTTCGGTATCAAGTACAATATCTTACGTCAACTCACCGAGCACGGATGCGAGGTCCAAGTCGTACCAGCGAAAACATCTGCTGAGGAGATTCTCGCAGCGGAGCCAGATGGCGTTTTTCTATCAAACGGTCCGGGTGATCCGATGCCAGTTGACTATGCGATCGAAACGATCCAGGGTTTGATGGGCAAAAAACCGCTTTTCGGGATCTGTTTGGGGCACCAACTGCTTGGGCTTGCCCTCGGTGGAAAGACGTTCAAACTGAAGTTCGGACATCGAGGGGCAAATCAACCTGTCAAGCATCTTGAAACCGACAAGGTTGAGATTACCTCACAAAATCATGGATTCTGTGTTGATATTGATTCACTGCCAAATAGCGTTGACATTACGCATATCAATCTAAATGATGACACACTTGAAGGGATACAGCATCGGGAGTATCCCATTTTTTCTGTCCAGTATCACCCGGAGGCATCCCCCGGTCCGCACGATGCCAGTTATCTTTTTTCGCGTTTTACAAAAATGATGAGGGAAGTTAACAGTTAACAGTTATCAGTTACAAGAGGTTTTTGATAATCCCAAACTCTCTTCTGATAACTGAAAGATTTTTTCGCAGAAAAAATCGTATTCTCACTGCGAAGCAAACTGTTAACTATTAAAAAAAATGCCAAAGCGAACAGATATAAAAAAAATCTTAATTATAGGGTCCGGTGCAATTATCATCGGACAGGCGTGTGAGTTCGATTACTCAGGAACGCAGGCGTGTAAGGCACTCAAAGAGGAAGGGTATGAAATAACCCTTGTCAATAGCAACCCTGCCACCATCATGACCGATCCGGATTTCGCTGATCAGACCTATATTGAACCGATCACAGCGGATACGGTGGAACTCGTCATCGACAAGGAGCGTCCAGATGCGTTGCTACCGACACTCGGTGGGCAAACCGCTTTGAACGTGTCTGTCGAACTTGCGGAATCCGGTGTATTAGATAAGTACGGGGTTGAGCTGATTGGTGCAAAATTGCCTGCCATCCAAAAGGCTGAGGACCGCGCGCTCTTCAAAGAAGCGATGACAAAAATCGGTTTGGAGGTCCCTCAGAGTGGTATCGCGCACACTGTGCAGGAGGCACTCGCGTTTGTCCAAGATATAGGATTCCCGGCGATTATCCGTCCAGCATTTACGCTCGGCGGCACTGGTGGCGGTATCGCTTACAACATTGAAGAATACGAAAAAATGGTCACGATGGGGCTTGCTCTCAGCCCAATCAGTGAATTACTTATCGAAGAATCTGTCATCGGATGGAAGGAATTTGAACTTGAAGTAATGCGGGACGGTGCGGACAACGTCGTCATCATCTGTTCCATTGAAAATGTTGATGCCATGGGCGTACACACTGGTGATAGCATTACCGTCGCGCCTATCCAAACATTGAC
This window of the Candidatus Poribacteria bacterium genome carries:
- a CDS encoding ABC transporter substrate-binding protein — its product is MKFKTFTFIFFFAIAGLVAGMIGCERVAQVFEPATQPEGFSGEIPIGVVLPQTGDLGPGEFGPGALVMENSFNMALEEINTSQLLGDVSLKFITEDDMSTVEGAIEAFNKLIHQDKVSVILGVWTSQVAKSVFPIAQENGVVAFSPVVVAAGLAEIGEFIFRASHSTDVLIPSGVKVTQEKLGYQRVATIADTVDFASRVSDEGYRKALADSGVEVVTTETFETGDTDFSDQLTRINALNPDAIFVSAQQIEVIKILTQGRELGISADVPFISIVLSVDEIRSAGAAAEGAITFTDWVSTADTPGNQAFVQNYTARYGMEPSVWAAQPYAAVYILAEAITNAQSTDSKAIAAALADIKDFDTILGKFSFDANGDAIYDPVVLIVKNGKLEVFE
- a CDS encoding aminoglycoside phosphotransferase family protein, with amino-acid sequence MKVDNAFDKTELLQYLSTAYGLPLKSITFFPEGEDSYGYVVASETGEKFFAKASTSVPNSCLQVASLLRHQCSISGIVAPLETLAGTLSVPWQDFRVSLFPFIEGKSRWDLWKVGKDFTDAELSQTAALLATIHGCPDAVASNNLTVATYDLPLRHELHRVLEAPGKIPPQNQYQKQLIEAITQHSSEILQTLERYDGLGCSASALQTPFVITHGDPTPGNLIIDAENRLHIIDWDGVCLGPPEKDLVSFTGERFEVVLESYLAERRNGAALYADIFGFYIYEWTLNEIRDYGTKILFKNSDTQQNEYDWESLQDYLPPDRMSMEDGIAAVRNTLGRYSFLPKNSGG
- a CDS encoding TdeIII family type II restriction endonuclease; translated protein: MSSQRQTMIKETIKGCMRAKLLSYKPEVRNMPFHHRLLGKDSIALFFFIHSLNTKFSTLFYEPVAIALARGRFKVAEAQVKPFNRISTDAQQQIQTIMDELWVAERKPNKCIEMKEIRQVCQTGTLKQVKQTPVDLWLENYDGALFLIDLKPVKPSWNHIEGYKRTLLKWTAAELARDPGAAVNTMIGIPYNPYEPKRYERWTLKGMLDLQHDILIAEELWNFIGGEGTYADLLDAFELAGIELRPEIDSYFEKFRYEG
- a CDS encoding aldolase/citrate lyase family protein, translated to MRKNTFRELLNADKPTVGTHIHTTWPSIVEAIGHTGLYDYVEFVGEYGPFDLHDLDNLCRAAELHNISTMIKVDQEPRGFIAQRAIGSGFQSVLYADCQNVEDVKECVRITRADTPEDGGSYGVATRRFSYMGYGGGPEYVQALRDVVNVIMIEKKGTVDNLEEVLSVEGVDMIQWGGSDYSMSIGMVGQRGAPEIQEAHDKVFKTAIKMGVPPRAEIGSADDTKRYLDMGVRHFCIGTDISILYSWWRDQGDGVRKALDGH
- a CDS encoding SAM-dependent chlorinase/fluorinase, which gives rise to MATLLFVGCSQKIGTPEASQTASLTGTIVEIDDHGNAVTDLEIDPFTKRGWKLGDTLEAAFETGQKIQIKFVENYGDVPVGDYLGRFSTSTKQFKLAINMGNISDTLKLKTKSKVVLQKVESLSAD
- a CDS encoding endonuclease/exonuclease/phosphatase family protein, coding for MVKKLNFYSKFSKFVSSMKIMVLLFGILLSLSGCERIPAPMLPDDSTLEAEPLTVMTYNVYVGGSPDGLLTVENLLQVPQEVANMYNAVIASDFPSRAAAIAQSIKAYQPHLIGLQEISLIRRQSPGDRITGGLVEAEEVVLDFLQILMDALQAEGLSYQVAAQVENLDIEMPMFTDTGIDDVRLTDYDVILSRSDVVVSRPMSVNYTKALTIEMLGLEVQRGYVAVDATVSGVTYRVINTHLEAEELGQGSRVAQAQELVNNLQDETLPIILLGDFNTRAPDGTAYQILLSAGYVDVWQMDSEGTGKTCCQDDDILNEVSDLSVRIDQIFVRNLELPTSVMTHTVGDKPSNRLASGLWPSDHAGVVAHLVFE
- a CDS encoding creatininase family protein; amino-acid sequence: MMSQIKSVLLWENQRRYVREAIDAGTLKGAIIPTGSTEQHNEHLAMYHDTQSAVYVSKLAAEKLFPQVIVTTPLAIGVSEHWMDHKGTLTLRAEVFGEVLYDVADSMRRHGIDNILIVNGHAGNAGPVHERLDGYREKLGINIEFHSYWEAYTAELVQEQMESGVCPGHAAEFETAFALAAFAENVDWNGVDYDSAKLTISNEGQAKSDREYHHQAKLATADKGHAMIDVAVDWVAEKMQGML